A section of the Salvelinus alpinus chromosome 36, SLU_Salpinus.1, whole genome shotgun sequence genome encodes:
- the LOC139565317 gene encoding HMG box-containing protein 4-like codes for MAFEEIKKKGVIEVGMEGEVGLVAGRSQREKRRSYKDLLREEEEIAAQVRKSSKKRPKDSELFLLGGDSHKKKKKHSEDYYYRDQQGSGPPPHKKKRKSSDHSPSLSSSSSSHPTDTAMGLLQAITSPMATGSEPSPHLHKKPSYPSFSSSHSSKDRKRDGSTGGSKGSHSSHSRPMSSSSSSKKHSSSKSSSLFHGGTGTPKGDLLNIREPDGLRMKLMVSPKEKAEGEGFPFPPHSSSSSKGGIKKEKDRDRKQLSKVPKKIQQSRDPLPVVGKEVEVEGHYGGGMGGDSSSSGGELEAGELVIDDSYKHLSKKKKKSKKSKKKREKEKDREKDKGGREKKHSKGSGGDQSRGHTHTHGSANHSAAGGMYAMGAPIPTPILTHHHQSNEVAMMEKKKKKEEREREKHEKEKDKPKKKNTTAYQVFCKEYRVNINAEQPGLVFGELSKKLAEVWKQLPEKDKLVWKQKAQYLQHKQNKAEATTVKRKSSTDGVKSKGSMKGMGLGAGLVSPNRASVGVSLSPARVPDVDPIDAAAHLQLLGESLSLIGHRLQETEGMVAVSGSLSVLLDSILCALGPLTCLTAQIPQLNGCPRQVLSNTLDNIAYIMPGL; via the exons aTGGCTTTTGAAGAGATCAAGAAAAAAGGAGTAATTG AGGTAGGGATGGAAGGGGAAGTGGGCCTTGTGGCTGGTCgtagtcagagagagaagaggagatcgTACAAGGACCTgctcagagaggaggaggagattgcTGCACAGGTCCGCAAGTCCTCCAAGAAACGGCCCAAG GACTCAGAACTTTTCTTATTGGGAGGGGACTCccacaagaagaagaaaaagcacAGTGAAGACTACTATTACAGAG ACCAGCAAGGCTCAGGCCCACCTCCCCACAAGAAGAAGCGAAAGTCGTCGGACCACTCCCCTTCCCTGTCCTCCTCGTCTTCCTCCCATCCCACAGACACAGCCATGGGGCTCCTACAGGCCATCACCTCCCCTATGGCCACCGGCTCAGAGCCGAGCCCACACCTGCACAAGAAGCCCTCCtacccctccttctcttcctcccactcCTCCAAAGACCGCAAACGTGATGGGAGCACCGGAGGAAGCAAAGGCAGCCACTCCTCTCATTCCCGTCCTatgtcctcatcctcctcttccaaaAAGCACTCCTCCTCCAAGTCGTCGTCTCTGTTCCAtggtggtaccggtacccctaAAGGAGATCTCCTGAACATACGTGAGCCGGATGGGCTGAGGATGAAGCTCATGGTCTCGCCTAAGGAGAAGGCAGAAGGAGAGGGCTTTCCCTTCCCTCCccactcctcctcatcctcaaAAGGGGGGATAAAAAAGGAGAAGGACAGAGACCGGAAGCAGCTCTCTAAAGTCCCCAAGAAGATTCAGCAGAGCCGAGATCCACTGCCTGTTGTGGGGAAAGAAGTGGAGGTGGAGG GGCACTACGGTGGGGGTATGGGGGGAGACAGCTCCTCCTCAGGGGGTGAACTGGAGGCAGGAGAGCTGGTGATAGACGACTCGTACAAGCATCTGtcaaagaaaaagaagaagagcaAGAAAAGCAAGAagaaaagggagaaagagaaggacaggGAGAAAGACAAAGGCGGGAGAGAGAAGAAGCACAGCAAAGGATCAGGAG GGGACCAATCGAGAGGCCACACCCATACCCATGGCTCAGCCAATCACTCTGCAGCTGGTGGAATGTATGCCATGGGGGCCCCCATCCCTACTCCCATCCTTACTCACCATCATCAAAGTAATGAAGTTGCAATgatggagaagaagaaaaaaaaggaggagagggaaagggaaaagCACGAGAAGGAGAAAGATAAG ccCAAGAAGAAGAACACAACAGCGTACCAGGTGTTCTGTAAAGAGTACAGGGTCAACATCAATGCAGAGCAGCCGGGACTAG TGTTCGGGGAGCTGAGCAAAAAGTTGGCAGAGGTGTGGAAACAGCTCCCAGAAAAAGATAAACTG GTGTGGAAGCAGAAAGCTCAGTACCTGCAGCACAAGCAGAACAAAGCTGAGGCCACCACAGTCAAACGCAAGAGCTCCACAGATGGAGTCAAAAGCAAAG GCTCTATGAAGGGCATGGGGCTGGGAGCAGGGCTGGTGTCCCCCAACCGGGCGTCTGTGGGTGTGTCCCTGTCACCAGCACGGGTCCCTGATGTCGACCCCATCGATGCGGCCGCCCACCTGCAGCTACTGGGAGAGTCCCTGTCTCTCATCGGCCACCGATTACAGGAgacagag GGGATGGTGGCGGTGTCAGGCAGTCTCTCTGTACTGCTGGACTCCATCTTGTGTGCCCTTGGACCCCTGACCTGCCTCACAGCACAGATCCCCCAGCTCAACGGATGTCCCCGCCAAGTCTTG TCCAACACCTTGGACAACATTGCCTACATCATGCCAGGGCTGTGA